Part of the Pseudomonas abietaniphila genome is shown below.
GGGCGAATCGATCCGTCGTCGATCAGCGGATAATCGTCAGCGCCCGGCAGCTCGTAGTGCCACCACTCGCTGTCGATGTAGGTGAATCCGGCCGCCAGCATGATCCCCAGCAGCAACAGGCGATTACGCTGCACGTCGGCGGGCAGATCGGAGAAGAACTGGTGGGAGTGCTCGCGCATGTCATCGAAGCCGGTGCCCATGTCCAGCGGCTTCCCCGTGGCATCGATCAGCGTCAAATCGACCGCCACGCCCCGGGAATGATGCGAACCGAGGCTCGGATCACGCACGTATTCGGGGTTGGGCAGCGCTTCCCAGAGCAGGTATTGCGCGTACGGCGGACGATAGGCATCGAAGATGCGCAGGGTCAGCCCGGCTTGGCGCGCCAGTCGGCTGGCCTTGCGCAGGCAGGCTTCGGCGTCGCGATGCAACAGGCAGCGCGGATCCTGATAAATCTGCTTGCCGGCCAGGTTGTCGACGCCGGCATAGATCAGGTCGACTTCGACCTGCAGCGCCTGGGCATCGACTTCGACGAGGGGGCTATTCACGTAAACACTCTCCAGATCAGCTCATACGGTTCATCACGCCCACGGCGCTTTTTTCAATCACGCAGTCGGGCTATTCGAACTGCCCGAACAGTTGTTGCAGTTCCCGGTTCTTCGCCAGGCGCTGATCGAGCCGGTCGCCGTACTTCTCGGCCACCGCCGACACCATCAGGTTGAACAGGCAGGTCAGCGGCGCCAGCGAGTCCCAGAACTGGCCGACATCGGA
Proteins encoded:
- the ddpX gene encoding D-alanyl-D-alanine dipeptidase, producing MNSPLVEVDAQALQVEVDLIYAGVDNLAGKQIYQDPRCLLHRDAEACLRKASRLARQAGLTLRIFDAYRPPYAQYLLWEALPNPEYVRDPSLGSHHSRGVAVDLTLIDATGKPLDMGTGFDDMREHSHQFFSDLPADVQRNRLLLLGIMLAAGFTYIDSEWWHYELPGADDYPLIDDGSIRPTH